The window CCGCCAGCATCAGGATCCCGAACAGCAGCGCCACCACCAGCGCCCGGCCGCGGCCGAGCAGCCGCTCCACGTGCTCGGCTACCAGCGAGCCGGCCAGACTGCCGATCGCCAGGGTGGTGAGCAGCAACCCGTACGCGGACTCGGTCAGCCGCATCGGCGAGTCCGGCCCGACCGCGTACAGCACCATCAGCGTGAACGCGGCATTGGTGGTGAAGTTGAAGGCGCCGACCATCAGCGCCAGCGCCCGCAGCACCGGGCGCGCCCAGAGGAAGCGCAGCCCTTCGGCGATGTCGGCCCGCAGTGTCGTCCGCGGGCCCTCCCGCACCACCCGGAAGGATCCCGGCACCCAGGCCAGCACCACCAGCGCCAGCAGCCAGAGACCGCCGGGGACCAGCACGGCGACGGCGGTGCCGATCGGCAGCAGCAGGCCGGCCAGCGGCGGCCCGACGAACTGGTTGGCCGTCAGCTCCACGGCGTACAGCCGGCCGTTCGCGCGAGAGAGCTGGTCGGGCGCCACCATCTGCGGCACGATCGACTGCGCCGAGGTGTCGTAGAGCGTCTCGGCCATGCCGATCGCGAAACCCGCGATGTAGAGCAGCGGCAGTGATCCGATGTCGAGGGCAAGGGTGGCCACCAGCAGGCCGAGCACCAGCACGCGCACGGTGTTGGCCACCAGCATCGCCCGGCGCCGGTCCACCCGGTCGGCGATGGCGCCGGCCTGCAGCGCGAACACCAGCCAGGGCAGGGTCATCGCGAACCCGAGACCGGCGATCAGTGCGGGCGAGCGGGTGTACTGGATCGCGACCAGCGGCAGCGCCAGCTTGACGATGCCGTCGGCGAGGTTCGACAGCCCCGAGGATCCCCAGAGACGCCAGTAGGCAGTTCCGAGTGGGGCGGGCATCGTCCGGAAGCATTCCACCTTCGCCGGGGCCGTGGGGGACGGATGTCCGGGACGTCCGGTTCTGTGCCGGATTTCCTCCGTTGGGGCGATCCGCCCGGGACGGGCTCGCCGGGATCAGACGGAGGTGTGCACGGTGAGCGGCGGCGACTCCGGCGCGGTCCCGTCCCCGTTGACCTGCACGCCGACGGTCACCGACTGCCCGGCACCCAGGGCTCCCGCCCAGTCCGCACCGGTGCAGGTGATCACCCCGATCTCCGCGGCGCAGCTCATCCCGTAGGGG is drawn from Nakamurella alba and contains these coding sequences:
- a CDS encoding MFS transporter, encoding MPAPLGTAYWRLWGSSGLSNLADGIVKLALPLVAIQYTRSPALIAGLGFAMTLPWLVFALQAGAIADRVDRRRAMLVANTVRVLVLGLLVATLALDIGSLPLLYIAGFAIGMAETLYDTSAQSIVPQMVAPDQLSRANGRLYAVELTANQFVGPPLAGLLLPIGTAVAVLVPGGLWLLALVVLAWVPGSFRVVREGPRTTLRADIAEGLRFLWARPVLRALALMVGAFNFTTNAAFTLMVLYAVGPDSPMRLTESAYGLLLTTLAIGSLAGSLVAEHVERLLGRGRALVVALLFGILMLAVPGFTTNPWVIAGCWFLGGFGVVIWNVITVSLRQRITPARLLGRLNSAYRLFAWGPMSVGTVVGGLLAQWFGIRSVFLIMAGSLLLATLAVVRVVNERTITAAEEQGPDQPTK